The Maridesulfovibrio zosterae DSM 11974 genome contains a region encoding:
- a CDS encoding MBL fold metallo-hydrolase — translation MANLTLNQPLTDVCKVSVLCDNHSQRETLGKEWGLSISIELPQDKLWLLDCADTSLFLKNAKEMGIQPEKAKAMALSHGHWDHTGGMDDLMKAGFMGPVYAHPDFATKRYAKEDDGSAQDISFPCEYPGTIIVRDYVELDDGLYMITEIPRREGFFEATEGLYTDQDLTKTDHVPDDAFLLLMSKAGPIVILGCCHSGLGNSLYHLRDLTGLDSVHAIIGGLHLFHSDGKEFENTAKIIEEFSPEMVSPGHCTGDDGYEFLKNRLSCEVLPMGSGAVYQF, via the coding sequence ATGGCCAATCTCACGCTAAATCAGCCATTGACCGATGTCTGTAAAGTTTCAGTTCTTTGCGATAACCATTCACAACGAGAAACTTTAGGCAAAGAATGGGGGCTCTCAATTAGTATTGAATTGCCTCAGGACAAGCTTTGGCTGCTGGACTGTGCTGACACATCACTTTTTCTAAAAAATGCAAAAGAGATGGGGATACAGCCTGAAAAAGCTAAGGCTATGGCTCTAAGTCACGGACATTGGGATCATACAGGTGGTATGGACGATCTTATGAAAGCCGGTTTCATGGGGCCTGTCTATGCTCATCCTGATTTTGCAACTAAAAGATATGCAAAAGAGGATGACGGTTCAGCACAAGATATATCATTTCCATGTGAATATCCCGGAACGATCATAGTCCGTGACTATGTTGAGCTTGATGATGGACTTTATATGATCACCGAAATTCCTAGGCGTGAAGGCTTTTTTGAAGCAACCGAAGGACTTTACACTGATCAAGATCTTACGAAAACAGACCATGTTCCTGATGATGCTTTTCTACTGCTCATGAGCAAAGCAGGACCAATTGTTATTTTAGGTTGCTGTCACAGTGGTTTGGGTAACTCCTTATATCACTTGAGAGATTTGACAGGTCTTGACTCTGTTCATGCAATCATTGGTGGTCTGCATCTTTTTCATTCAGATGGGAAGGAATTTGAAAATACAGCTAAAATAATCGAAGAATTCAGCCCTGAGATGGTTTCTCCGGGACATTGTACCGGGGATGATGGATATGAGTTCCTCAAAAATCGTTTATCATGCGAAGTTCTACCTATGGGATCAGGAGCTGTCTACCAATTCTGA
- the ileS gene encoding isoleucine--tRNA ligase, giving the protein MSDYKETLCLPKTKFPMKANLKQREPEMLKRWEEIDAYGKMVEANAEAEQYVLHDGPPYANGHIHMGTAMNKVLKDIIVKSRNLQGQKAEYVPGWDCHGLPIEHKVAQELKKKKKEVPTTVIRRLCREYAAKFVNIQRKEFKRLGVMGNWEDPYLTMKPEYEAATARELGRFMENGSVVRGKKPIHWCCDCRTALAEAEVEYEDHTSPSIYVRFPLNDEKLLKALPAEAASKVDLSRTFVCIWTTTPWTIPDNMAVAVHPEFEYCITEVNGDFYILAERLLPVCAESFGWDKWNVLATVEGAKLEGAKAKHPIYDRESPIVLADYVTLDSGTGCVHTAPGHGREDFETGLRYGLEVYSPMNNDGVFLKDVEFFAGLNVWEANPKVIEKLEEIGNLLGQEKISHSYPHCWRCKKPVIFRATTQWFISMEENDLRKKALKAIRDDVEWLPAWGENRIYSMVENRPDWCISRQRNWGVPIIALICQDCDEVFNDSDWVFSVVDEFEKHETGCDYWFEKSVEELAPEGLKCPKCGGNHWAKEDDILDVWFDSGTSFAAVVEKRPEHRFPADLYLEGSDQHRGWFHSSLLVSVGNRDVPPYKTVLTHGYVVDKNGRKMSKSIGNVLAPQEIIDQHGAEILRMWVSAVNYQEDVRISDEILNRMVDTYRRVRNTCRYILGNLNGFNPETDAVAVSEMLPIDHFALDLVKRQHEVIQKAYTNFEFHKVYHTLHNLCTTELSSFYLDIIKDRLYVSGEKSLERRSAQTVLWQTMLMLLKDMAPILSFTAEEAFSHLPEEMKGGVDTVFAIRPHLLDPAISNEERKTWELLVDVRNEVTKAIEPLRREKVIGHSLDTKITLFANDEILKALEPVEMREYFIVSGVEVKPLAEAGDDAVKPEELEGLCIKVEKSEGEKCSRCWRYDTLGTNTDHPELCPRCAAVLSA; this is encoded by the coding sequence ATGAGCGATTATAAAGAGACTCTTTGTCTGCCAAAAACAAAATTTCCCATGAAGGCAAACCTCAAACAGCGCGAGCCTGAAATGCTCAAACGCTGGGAGGAAATCGACGCTTACGGCAAGATGGTCGAAGCAAATGCTGAAGCCGAGCAATATGTTCTGCATGACGGCCCTCCATATGCAAACGGACACATTCACATGGGTACCGCCATGAATAAGGTGCTCAAAGATATCATCGTTAAGTCACGTAACCTGCAAGGGCAGAAAGCCGAATATGTTCCCGGATGGGACTGTCACGGCCTCCCTATTGAGCATAAGGTTGCACAGGAACTTAAAAAGAAGAAAAAAGAAGTCCCTACGACAGTTATCCGTAGACTGTGCCGTGAGTATGCTGCAAAATTTGTTAATATTCAGCGTAAAGAATTTAAAAGACTCGGTGTCATGGGTAACTGGGAAGACCCATATCTGACCATGAAGCCTGAATATGAAGCAGCCACAGCTCGTGAGCTTGGACGTTTCATGGAAAATGGTTCTGTCGTACGTGGTAAAAAACCGATTCACTGGTGCTGTGACTGCCGTACAGCTCTTGCTGAAGCAGAAGTTGAATACGAAGATCATACTTCTCCTTCTATTTATGTGCGCTTCCCACTTAATGATGAAAAACTTCTGAAAGCACTTCCTGCTGAAGCAGCTTCAAAAGTGGACCTGTCCCGCACTTTCGTATGCATCTGGACTACCACACCATGGACCATTCCTGACAATATGGCCGTAGCTGTTCATCCTGAATTTGAATATTGCATCACTGAAGTTAACGGTGACTTCTACATTCTGGCTGAAAGACTGCTGCCTGTCTGTGCTGAAAGTTTCGGCTGGGATAAGTGGAATGTTCTTGCAACGGTTGAAGGCGCAAAGCTTGAAGGTGCAAAAGCCAAACATCCAATATATGACAGAGAATCTCCCATTGTTCTGGCAGATTACGTAACTCTCGACAGTGGTACTGGCTGCGTCCATACTGCCCCAGGTCATGGGCGTGAAGACTTTGAAACAGGCCTCCGCTACGGCCTTGAAGTTTACTCTCCAATGAATAACGATGGCGTTTTCTTGAAAGATGTAGAATTTTTCGCAGGGCTGAACGTCTGGGAAGCTAATCCCAAGGTTATTGAAAAACTGGAAGAAATAGGAAATTTGCTTGGTCAGGAAAAAATCTCCCATTCCTACCCGCATTGCTGGCGTTGTAAAAAACCCGTGATCTTCCGTGCAACCACACAGTGGTTTATCTCCATGGAAGAAAACGATCTTCGCAAAAAAGCACTTAAAGCCATCCGCGATGATGTAGAATGGCTGCCGGCATGGGGTGAAAACCGTATTTACAGCATGGTGGAAAATAGACCGGACTGGTGTATTTCCCGTCAGCGTAACTGGGGAGTACCCATCATTGCCCTGATATGTCAGGATTGTGATGAAGTTTTTAATGACTCTGACTGGGTTTTCTCAGTTGTAGACGAATTTGAAAAACACGAAACAGGTTGTGACTACTGGTTTGAAAAATCAGTTGAAGAGCTTGCTCCTGAAGGACTTAAATGCCCCAAATGCGGAGGCAATCACTGGGCTAAAGAAGATGACATTCTTGATGTCTGGTTTGACTCCGGCACCAGCTTTGCTGCCGTTGTGGAAAAACGCCCAGAACATAGATTCCCAGCTGATCTTTATCTTGAAGGTTCTGATCAGCATAGAGGCTGGTTTCACAGTTCTTTACTTGTATCGGTAGGTAATCGTGATGTACCTCCTTACAAGACTGTTCTTACTCATGGGTACGTAGTTGATAAAAACGGACGCAAGATGTCCAAATCTATCGGTAATGTTTTAGCTCCGCAGGAAATCATCGACCAGCACGGTGCTGAAATTTTACGCATGTGGGTTTCGGCAGTTAACTATCAGGAAGATGTGCGCATCTCTGATGAAATTCTGAATCGTATGGTTGATACTTATCGCAGAGTACGCAACACCTGCCGTTATATTCTCGGCAACCTTAACGGTTTTAACCCAGAAACTGATGCCGTAGCAGTAAGTGAAATGCTCCCTATCGATCATTTTGCACTGGACCTGGTCAAAAGACAGCATGAAGTTATTCAGAAGGCATACACAAACTTTGAATTCCATAAAGTTTACCACACCTTGCATAACCTCTGTACTACTGAACTATCCTCATTCTATCTTGATATAATCAAAGACAGACTGTATGTTTCGGGTGAAAAAAGCCTTGAACGCCGTTCAGCACAGACAGTTCTGTGGCAGACTATGCTGATGTTGCTTAAAGATATGGCGCCTATCCTTTCTTTCACTGCCGAAGAAGCATTTTCGCATTTACCGGAAGAAATGAAAGGTGGTGTAGATACTGTATTTGCTATTCGCCCTCATCTTCTTGATCCTGCCATCAGTAATGAAGAGCGCAAAACATGGGAACTTCTCGTAGACGTACGTAACGAAGTTACAAAAGCAATTGAACCTCTACGCCGTGAAAAGGTTATTGGTCACTCTCTTGATACCAAAATAACTCTTTTTGCTAACGATGAGATCCTCAAAGCTCTTGAACCAGTTGAAATGCGCGAGTACTTCATTGTTTCAGGTGTTGAAGTCAAACCTCTTGCAGAAGCAGGAGACGATGCAGTCAAACCTGAAGAGCTTGAAGGGCTTTGTATTAAGGTTGAAAAATCTGAAGGTGAAAAATGCAGCCGTTGCTGGAGATATGACACTCTGGGGACGAATACTGATCATCCTGAACTCTGCCCACGTTGTGCAGCGGTTCTGTCCGCTTAG
- a CDS encoding DUF3536 domain-containing protein: MADKFLCIHGHFYQPPREDPWLDMIFPEGSAAPARHWNERICKESYGPLAWARRMGSDGVFDIINCYEWMSFNVGPTLFRWIERSEPELYARLLEADSRSLKRLGHGNAIAQIYHHVIMPLASELDKQIEVAWAVADFESRFMRKPEGMWLSETACDTASLEALAAEGILYTLLAPRQAEAVADIGSDNWNNVDEYSINIKEPYLVELPSGKSISVFFYDGGLSQSVAFEGLLRNGGDFWNKLSSASAEGLLSIGTDGETYGHHFKFGEMALAYVLEQGIAARDGVTLTNYGAYLKQNPPMRKVKIHENSSWSCCHGIERWRSDCGCCTGDHPDWNQQWRKPLREGLDNVKGLMDRHYFNLGSNIFKDAQKTLLDYGSVLSGQVSEIDFFKKHFKVSGESMEADLGWKLLSMQKWALSSFASCGWFFDDLARLEPLNDMSFALRAMEIAKDTGLIGLEEKFISIISEAYSNEERYGSGSDLWNSSVKPQSETPGSLIAQAIVRLYVEGAFPVSGEFGKVEWPGASVTLEAGDTSVIMAKGSAEIKWTLESEIKKFDWKWKKGDRVISGELEVFDTSSDYRESVDFVDISWKKKQSLSLAWVDRIARESWDIKIKSSGCGPSLFGKYEDYQTSQTWAGKWKELWDGMVWNYLFSEDDVSDDFIDFLKETGSEHPDISFFIEQISNTLSDMLQNKTSSWGKICFIIKKAEIINLPIDIWKLQNVYWAKVQEGYSDLELSRVLGFDL, from the coding sequence ATGGCAGATAAATTTTTATGTATACATGGTCATTTTTACCAACCTCCTCGTGAAGATCCATGGCTGGATATGATCTTTCCTGAAGGCAGTGCTGCTCCCGCAAGACATTGGAATGAAAGAATCTGTAAAGAGAGTTACGGACCTTTGGCATGGGCTCGGCGTATGGGAAGTGATGGCGTTTTTGACATAATTAATTGCTATGAGTGGATGAGTTTTAATGTAGGCCCAACTTTATTTCGTTGGATAGAACGCTCGGAGCCTGAACTCTATGCCAGATTATTGGAGGCCGATTCCCGAAGTTTGAAACGTTTAGGGCATGGTAATGCCATTGCTCAGATTTATCATCATGTGATTATGCCTCTTGCATCAGAGCTTGATAAACAGATTGAGGTGGCATGGGCTGTTGCTGATTTTGAGTCAAGGTTTATGCGTAAACCTGAAGGAATGTGGCTTTCAGAAACAGCCTGTGACACTGCTTCACTGGAAGCTCTTGCAGCTGAAGGAATTCTTTACACTTTGCTTGCTCCCAGACAGGCAGAGGCTGTTGCTGATATTGGTTCCGATAATTGGAATAATGTTGATGAATATTCTATCAATATTAAAGAGCCTTATCTTGTCGAACTTCCTTCGGGTAAAAGTATTTCAGTCTTTTTCTATGATGGCGGATTATCACAGTCTGTCGCTTTTGAAGGGTTACTGCGTAACGGTGGCGATTTCTGGAATAAACTATCGAGTGCTTCTGCAGAAGGACTGCTTTCTATTGGTACAGATGGCGAAACTTATGGACATCACTTTAAATTTGGAGAGATGGCTTTGGCCTATGTCCTTGAGCAGGGTATAGCTGCAAGGGATGGGGTAACCCTGACAAATTATGGCGCATATCTGAAGCAGAATCCACCAATGCGTAAAGTCAAGATACATGAAAATTCATCTTGGAGCTGCTGTCATGGCATTGAGCGATGGAGGAGTGATTGTGGCTGCTGCACTGGCGATCACCCTGATTGGAATCAGCAGTGGAGAAAGCCTTTGCGTGAAGGATTAGACAACGTAAAAGGCCTGATGGATAGACATTATTTTAATCTTGGTTCCAATATTTTTAAAGATGCACAAAAAACATTGCTTGATTATGGTTCTGTACTTAGCGGGCAAGTCTCCGAAATTGATTTCTTCAAGAAACACTTTAAGGTTTCAGGAGAGTCGATGGAGGCTGATTTAGGATGGAAGCTCCTTTCCATGCAGAAGTGGGCGCTATCTTCCTTTGCCAGCTGTGGATGGTTTTTCGATGATCTAGCACGGCTTGAGCCTTTAAATGATATGTCGTTTGCTCTTCGTGCTATGGAAATTGCGAAAGACACTGGTCTAATTGGGCTTGAAGAGAAGTTTATATCAATTATTTCTGAAGCTTATTCTAATGAAGAACGTTATGGATCTGGTTCTGATCTTTGGAATAGTTCAGTAAAACCACAGAGTGAAACTCCGGGTAGCTTGATAGCGCAGGCTATTGTCAGGCTTTATGTTGAGGGAGCATTTCCAGTATCTGGAGAATTCGGAAAAGTAGAATGGCCCGGGGCATCAGTTACACTCGAAGCAGGGGACACTTCAGTAATCATGGCTAAAGGTTCGGCTGAAATTAAATGGACCCTTGAGTCAGAGATTAAAAAATTTGATTGGAAGTGGAAGAAAGGTGATCGGGTTATTTCTGGAGAATTGGAAGTTTTTGACACTTCTTCTGATTATCGGGAGTCCGTCGATTTTGTAGATATTTCATGGAAGAAAAAACAATCATTATCTCTTGCTTGGGTGGATAGGATTGCCAGAGAATCATGGGATATAAAAATTAAATCATCTGGATGTGGTCCATCTCTTTTTGGTAAATATGAAGATTATCAGACATCTCAGACATGGGCAGGAAAGTGGAAAGAGTTGTGGGATGGCATGGTATGGAATTATTTATTTTCTGAAGATGATGTCAGTGATGATTTTATTGATTTCCTTAAAGAAACGGGAAGTGAACACCCTGACATAAGTTTTTTTATTGAACAGATATCAAATACTCTTAGTGATATGCTGCAAAATAAAACTTCATCATGGGGTAAAATTTGTTTTATAATTAAAAAAGCAGAAATTATAAATCTACCTATAGATATCTGGAAGCTTCAGAATGTCTATTGGGCTAAGGTTCAGGAAGGATATAGTGATCTGGAATTAAGTCGCGTGCTCGGGTTTGACTTGTAA
- a CDS encoding DUF493 domain-containing protein: protein MSKSMESFKTTLDEHHEWPCEYTFKFIVPGTALTELKSMLDGIPHSEKDSKTGKYTSVTVNIMAESSDEIVTIYEKAATIEGLISL from the coding sequence ATGTCAAAATCAATGGAAAGCTTCAAAACCACACTGGATGAACATCATGAGTGGCCATGTGAATATACCTTTAAATTTATTGTTCCCGGCACAGCTCTTACCGAGCTCAAATCAATGCTTGATGGTATACCTCATTCTGAAAAAGACTCAAAAACAGGCAAATATACCAGCGTAACAGTCAACATCATGGCGGAATCTTCAGATGAAATTGTGACCATATACGAAAAAGCTGCAACCATTGAAGGACTCATCTCCTTATAA
- the tsaE gene encoding tRNA (adenosine(37)-N6)-threonylcarbamoyltransferase complex ATPase subunit type 1 TsaE: MTTKRLMINLPNVEATLKLGSTLALFFLNRKDLPPIFMNGDLGAGKTTFVRALVESLPGAQNAEVSSPSFNILNIYPTKPQVNHFDLYRLEGQTPDDDFFDQLNNKKTLTVVEWIQYLRPEFWPDNALLFTWKPAASGRTIELTLHGSTTSLYEELASLLKSFQ; this comes from the coding sequence ATGACCACCAAAAGATTGATGATTAATCTGCCAAATGTGGAGGCGACATTAAAACTCGGCTCCACTTTGGCTTTGTTTTTTTTAAATCGTAAAGATTTACCTCCGATTTTTATGAATGGAGACCTTGGAGCAGGAAAAACAACTTTTGTTCGAGCATTGGTAGAATCTCTTCCTGGTGCGCAAAACGCAGAAGTAAGCAGTCCAAGTTTCAATATTCTTAATATTTACCCAACAAAACCTCAGGTTAATCATTTTGACCTGTACAGATTAGAAGGGCAAACACCAGATGACGATTTTTTTGATCAGCTAAACAATAAAAAAACTTTGACAGTTGTCGAGTGGATTCAGTATCTCAGACCTGAATTCTGGCCTGATAATGCACTGCTCTTCACTTGGAAACCTGCCGCATCCGGCAGAACAATAGAATTGACCCTGCATGGTTCAACGACCTCCCTCTATGAAGAGCTTGCCTCACTTCTCAAGTCATTCCAATAA
- a CDS encoding CBS domain-containing protein, producing MLKAKDIMTSGALTLEPESDVTTAAKLLLDKHLNGVPVVDKNSKLVGVICQSDLVAQQKSISMPSFFTILDGFISFSSSDDLEKEVNKIAATKVAQAMTKNPVTITPETSIEKIADLMVERKLYTLPVVENGKLIGVVGKEDVLKILTKTK from the coding sequence ATGCTTAAAGCCAAAGACATCATGACATCCGGTGCTCTTACACTTGAACCCGAGAGCGATGTGACAACTGCTGCCAAACTCCTGCTTGATAAACACCTGAACGGAGTTCCCGTAGTTGACAAGAACTCTAAACTTGTTGGAGTTATCTGTCAGAGCGATCTGGTAGCGCAGCAAAAATCTATTTCCATGCCTTCTTTTTTCACAATTCTGGATGGCTTTATTTCTTTTTCATCAAGCGATGATCTTGAAAAAGAAGTTAATAAAATTGCTGCAACAAAAGTAGCGCAGGCAATGACAAAAAATCCGGTTACTATAACTCCTGAAACAAGCATCGAGAAAATTGCCGACTTAATGGTAGAGCGCAAGCTTTATACTCTGCCTGTTGTTGAGAATGGAAAACTCATCGGAGTTGTCGGTAAAGAAGATGTATTAAAGATATTAACGAAGACAAAATGA
- the cimA gene encoding citramalate synthase, producing the protein MKKIKIYDTTLRDGTQSEEINLSVQDKIRITCKLDELGVHYVEGGWPGSNATDKEFFQEISNYQLQNCKISAFGSTHMNRLKAEEDPNLAALIESGAKVISIFGKTWDFHATNALGVTLERNIELISNSISYLRSHVEELFFDAEHFFDGFKANPEFSISCLKAAHEAGADVLVLCDTNGGSMPDFVAEACKTVLDRIPGCQIGIHAHNDCELAVANSLAAVANGAVQIQGTMNGYGERCGNANLCSIIPNLELKLGYETIGKKKLIKLKSTSTYITEIANLRPFLRQPFVGQAAFAHKGGIHVSAVLKDSTSYEHVDPLLVGNDRRVLLSDLSGKSNVLYKAKQYGYDLDKNDPAVQTILATIKERETIGFEYSAAEASFELLFFKAMGWSKRYFEFINFFVVDAKRKEDKEPFSEATVIVKVHGEENHTAASGDGPVNALDKALRKALEPFYPSLRNVRLQDFKVRVLSGAVRQAAGTSSNVRLLIESTDGKNQWTTMGVSNNIIEASWQALVDSINYKLFKDDPQKWPISR; encoded by the coding sequence ATGAAAAAAATTAAAATATATGATACCACACTGCGCGATGGGACCCAATCTGAAGAAATAAACTTAAGCGTACAGGATAAAATTCGCATCACCTGCAAGCTTGATGAACTAGGTGTTCATTACGTGGAAGGAGGATGGCCAGGATCAAATGCCACTGATAAAGAATTTTTTCAGGAAATCAGCAATTATCAGCTGCAAAACTGTAAAATTTCGGCATTTGGCTCAACACATATGAATCGCCTTAAAGCCGAAGAAGATCCTAATTTGGCTGCTCTGATAGAATCCGGAGCTAAAGTCATTTCTATTTTCGGCAAAACATGGGATTTCCACGCTACCAATGCTCTAGGCGTAACGCTTGAAAGAAATATTGAACTCATAAGTAACAGTATAAGCTACTTGCGTTCTCATGTAGAAGAACTGTTTTTTGATGCGGAACACTTTTTCGACGGATTTAAAGCAAATCCGGAGTTCTCTATTTCCTGCCTTAAAGCCGCCCACGAAGCTGGAGCAGATGTTCTGGTCTTATGTGATACAAACGGCGGTTCCATGCCGGATTTTGTTGCTGAAGCCTGTAAGACCGTTCTGGACCGAATTCCAGGTTGTCAGATAGGGATACACGCTCATAATGACTGTGAACTTGCTGTTGCAAACTCACTTGCAGCTGTAGCAAACGGTGCAGTCCAGATTCAAGGAACAATGAATGGTTATGGCGAAAGATGCGGCAACGCGAACCTTTGCTCCATCATTCCCAATCTTGAGCTAAAGCTCGGTTACGAAACTATAGGCAAGAAAAAACTGATAAAACTGAAAAGCACATCAACCTATATTACAGAGATTGCCAATCTACGGCCGTTCCTGAGACAACCTTTTGTCGGGCAGGCAGCGTTTGCCCATAAAGGTGGAATACATGTTAGTGCAGTGCTCAAAGATTCTACCAGCTACGAACATGTTGACCCCTTACTTGTTGGTAATGACCGCCGTGTTCTGCTTTCTGATCTCTCAGGAAAAAGCAATGTACTCTACAAGGCTAAGCAGTACGGCTATGATCTAGATAAAAATGATCCTGCCGTTCAGACCATACTTGCGACCATTAAGGAACGTGAAACCATCGGATTTGAATATTCAGCGGCAGAAGCCTCTTTTGAGTTGCTTTTTTTCAAAGCCATGGGCTGGTCTAAACGTTATTTTGAATTTATTAACTTTTTTGTAGTTGATGCTAAACGCAAAGAAGATAAAGAGCCATTTTCCGAGGCAACTGTGATCGTAAAAGTTCATGGGGAGGAAAACCACACCGCCGCTTCAGGTGACGGTCCTGTTAACGCTCTTGATAAGGCTTTACGTAAGGCACTCGAACCTTTTTACCCTTCTTTACGCAATGTACGTCTTCAGGACTTTAAAGTAAGGGTTTTATCTGGAGCCGTTCGTCAGGCAGCCGGAACCAGTTCTAATGTACGCCTTCTCATCGAATCAACTGACGGTAAAAATCAGTGGACGACCATGGGAGTAAGTAATAATATTATCGAAGCAAGTTGGCAGGCCCTGGTTGACTCAATTAATTACAAATTATTCAAGGATGACCCACAAAAATGGCCAATCTCACGCTAA
- a CDS encoding aspartate kinase encodes MNIVVQKFGGTSVRNLECMKQVLEKVMVPYSKGNKVIVVLSAMSGETNRLIDLANEWSDTPDLAEMDSLVSTGEQVSIALFSMLLKDRGIKARSLLGFQIPIKTNSAHSRARILDIDNEKMMELLEENDILVVAGFQGCDAGKRITTLGRGGSDTSAVAIAAAISADVCEIFTDVPGVFTTDPNICSQARKLDTVSYDEMLEMASMGAKVLQIRSVEFAKKYNVKVHVRSTFSDEIGTYVTQEDKNMESVLVSGIAYDKDQARVTLAKVQDVPGVSATLFTPLAEAGVLVDMIVQNPSRDGRTDMTFTIPRADLNQTLKILDSIKESLGAQEVLYDQNVCKVSVIGVGMRNHSGVASRAFQALRDENINILMISTSEIKITCLIEEKYTELAIRTLHNTFGLDKNRSEENML; translated from the coding sequence ATGAACATCGTAGTACAGAAATTCGGTGGAACCTCGGTCCGGAACCTCGAATGCATGAAGCAAGTACTGGAAAAAGTCATGGTGCCTTATTCAAAAGGCAACAAAGTTATTGTAGTCCTTTCAGCTATGTCCGGCGAAACAAACCGCCTGATTGATCTTGCAAATGAGTGGTCTGACACTCCGGATCTTGCAGAAATGGACTCTCTGGTTTCAACTGGCGAACAAGTATCAATAGCTCTTTTTTCCATGCTGCTCAAAGATCGTGGAATAAAAGCCCGGTCATTGCTTGGCTTCCAAATTCCAATTAAAACAAACTCAGCTCATTCACGTGCGCGAATTCTTGATATAGACAATGAAAAAATGATGGAACTGCTGGAAGAAAATGACATTCTGGTCGTTGCCGGTTTTCAAGGATGTGATGCAGGAAAACGAATCACCACGCTTGGCCGTGGAGGTTCAGATACTTCTGCAGTTGCTATTGCTGCAGCTATTAGCGCCGATGTTTGTGAAATTTTCACTGATGTTCCGGGTGTATTCACAACTGACCCCAATATCTGCTCACAAGCCCGCAAGCTTGATACTGTCTCCTATGATGAGATGCTTGAAATGGCCAGCATGGGCGCAAAAGTACTTCAGATTCGTTCAGTTGAGTTTGCTAAAAAATACAATGTAAAAGTTCATGTCCGCTCTACTTTTAGCGACGAGATAGGAACATATGTCACACAGGAGGATAAAAACATGGAATCAGTACTTGTTTCCGGTATTGCATATGATAAAGATCAGGCACGCGTAACCCTTGCAAAAGTGCAGGACGTACCGGGTGTATCTGCGACTCTTTTCACCCCGCTTGCGGAAGCAGGAGTTCTGGTAGATATGATTGTCCAGAACCCCAGTCGTGACGGACGAACTGATATGACTTTCACAATTCCCCGTGCAGATCTTAATCAAACTTTGAAAATCCTTGACAGCATTAAAGAATCACTTGGTGCTCAAGAAGTGCTCTACGATCAGAATGTATGCAAAGTTTCCGTAATCGGTGTCGGAATGCGCAATCACTCAGGTGTTGCTTCCCGTGCTTTTCAAGCCCTGCGTGATGAAAATATCAACATCCTGATGATCAGCACTTCTGAAATTAAAATTACCTGTCTGATTGAAGAAAAATATACTGAACTTGCCATAAGAACGCTCCATAACACGTTCGGGCTTGATAAAAACAGGTCCGAAGAAAACATGCTGTAA